Genomic DNA from Dissulfuribacter thermophilus:
TTTTCCAATGCTTATAAATTACAATGCCAAGCTAGCAATTTATGCATAAAATTTCACAGTTTCTTTTATACTAAGGCACCAACCGAACATGAAATAGCCTATCTCAAATACTCAAATTACTTGCAACACGCTTACATAATTTGGCCTATTCCTTTAATTTCGCCCTGGCATTTTCTATGTATTCAAGAAAAAATACAAAAAATATACTGATAAAAAATGCTGATATTGTACTTACTGTGCATATCATTGCCCTTTTGGGCTTAACTTTTTTATTCTTATCAGGGACTATTGGAGGATCCAGTACCTGGAACCCATAATACTTTTGTGCCATTGCAAAGGTCCGCCGCTCTATTTCTTTGGCGAGAGAGGCATAAAGTTTCTCTTTTAATAGTGGATCACTGGTCTTCTTAATTTCTTTTTGAAAAAATTTGATATTTTCTCTGGAGTCATCCAGGGTTCGCTGCCTAAGGGTTTCACTCAGCTCTTGAATCAACCATTCTACAAGTTGTTTGGCAAATACGGGGTCTTCATGTTGAATTGCTACTTTAAGGGTTCCAAGCTTTTTGTCATAGTTGAGATGCAAAATGCCAATTATAGCGTTATATCCATCCTGTAAGGTTGGGGCCTTTTCAGGATCTTTCCATTGTTTTATCTTTTCATCCCAGCCGTCTGGGAATAGCCTTGGGAGGAGATTCTTTTCCTTTATGAGGCCCATAATCAATCTTTTGCTCTTTAATATGGACTGCATCTCCTCAATAGAGCCGCCTCCTCCAATACCAAGTTCTGAGGCAACCATGCCGCCTATACCACCCAGCGCTCCTAAATTTGGTCCTTTGGATTCTCCTCTGGGGATAATCACCGCATCTGATTGATAAATATTTGGCATGAGGAGAGTTATGATCACTGAAAGCACTGCTGCAAATATGGTAAAGGAGAAGATTATATACTTTCGTTTCAACAGGACCTTGAAGAGCTCTATTAGGTCTATTTCATCCTCTTCAAATGCCTGGGGAGGAAAAGGCGCCAGATAAACTGGCTGAGGCTCTACGTTTTTGTTCTGCTTTTCTTTCTCCATCCTTGGCTCTCTGTAGTTAGTTTTAGGTAGAAGGTAGAAGGTAGAAGGTAGAAGCAAGCTCTAAACATTTTACATAAATTGACTCATACTCTCGCGGTTCAATAAAACCTAAGTTTTTGGCTATTTCTAGTTGGGTTTCCAACTCAAATTTGGAATAGGGAGAAGGGAGAAGGCAGAAGGGAGAAGCTTTCATTTGACCCTCCCTAATTTATTAATTAAGCTACTTATCATCTTTTCTAGCTCTAAACATTTTAGGTAAATTGATTCATACTCTCGAGGTTCAATAAAACCTAAATTTTTGGCGATTTCTAGTTGAGTTTCCAACTCGAATTTGGAATAGGAAGAAGGTAGAAGGGAGAAGGTAGAAGCTTTCATTTGACCCTCCCTAATTTATTAATTAAGCTACTTATCATCTTTTCTAGCTCCAAACATTTTACATAAATTGACTCATACTCTCGCGGTTCAATAAAACCTAAGTTTTTGGCTATTTCTAGTTGAGTTTCCAATTCAAATTTGGAATAGGGAGAAGGTAGAAGGCAGAAGGGAGAAGCTTTCATTTGACCCTCCCTAATTTATTAATTAAGCTACTTATCATCTTTTCTAGCTCTAAACATTTTACGTAAATTGATTCATACTCTCGAGGTTCAATAAAACCCAAATTTTTTGCGATTTCTAGTTGGGTTTCCAATTCGAATAAAGAACCAATTGATATCTGCAAAAATCTTGTGAATTCTTTAGAACTATTTCGGCCCCTTCCTTCAGCGATATTACTTGGAATTGAAATTACACTTCTTTTTATTTGTGAGGACAAACCATAAACTTCCTCTTTTGGGAAAATAGAAATCAACTTATACACATCTTTTACCAATTCCATACCCTTTTGCCATATAACTAAATCTTTGTAACTATCCGCCATCTACTTCTCCCTTCTACCTTCTCCCTAACACTTAGAGTCGCTTCAAAACACCAACCGCAATTGCCATATGATACAACATCTCTGTTATATCTTTGAGATTCTTCATATAACTCGGATACTTCAACCGCTCAGGGACAATAATGGTGTCTCCGGGCATGAGCTTCACATGCTCAATGCCCCTACCAAAACTGAAACGGAAACTGTCTCTATTCCAGGCAAAGAACTTCCTGGCCTTTGTACTTTCCACCGTGCCGTCTGCTCGAACGATGTAGAGTTCTTTTTTGTCTGCACGGTTGGTAAGACCGCCAGCAAGGCTTAAGTAATAACCCGCTTCTGGATGTTCAGGATCGAAGAGCATTGCGTTTGGATTGTATACCTGGCCTATTACGGTAACAGTCTGTGGCCTCCTTGGGACTATCAAGGTGTCGCCGTCTTCAAGGATGAGATCCTGTGTCGTTCCTTTGAGGCTTTCAATATCCCTAATCTTTATAACGATTCTTCCGTTTGGCTTTGCCTGTGAAAGCTTGCTTACGAGCATATTCAATGATGATATGGTAAATCTTGCCTGTTCTGCCTCGTCTTTCGAAAGAGAGCTCTGCATCTCCTCACTTGATAGCCTTGCGATCTCTGCCTGCATCCTTTCGGTGAGCTCGCGGAGCCGCTTTTCCTGAAGCTTTCTTACGGATTCTCTGGTAAAGATAATTCCCCTGGGATATGCCTCTTCTGTGAACCCGCCACAGCGTTCAAGAAGCATGCTCAGGCGCTCACCCTTTGTAATGCTGTAGGTGCCAGGGAAATTGACTTCACCCTGAACCGAGACCCGCCATGTCTCGCGCCACTCTGGAATCCGCTTGATAAATACCGCATCATAAGGATTGAGCCTGAGATTGGCCTCTTTTTTGCCGCTAAGTGCCTCTCTGACATTAAAAGTCACAAGCTCTGTCTTTACATCCTGGCCAGGGGTGACCACAAACCTCATAATCTCACCCTGCTCGAGATACGCGGTCTCTTTCACATTGCCTGCAACCAACAGGAGGTCTCTAAGCGTCATATTGGCTGCATAGGGATAGGTCCCAGGCCTGTTTACTTCCCCTGAAATGGATACTGACTGAAGCGGGACCATCTCTTGAACACTGTGCACCACCACCCTGTCCCTGGGCTCCAGGATCAAATTCTCCTTTTCATCTCCCTTGAGGGCCTTTTCAAGGTCAACGAAAAGCACACGTCTTTTGTGAGTCTTTTTGTCAATACGGTAAATGTGTGCAAGGTGGAGATAGGCATCCCTTGTAGGCCCGCCTGCAAGATGGATTACATCTTTGAGCCTCGTAGTATCGTCCACCCTGTATGTACCGGGCTTTCTCACCTCGCCCTGGACCGTGACCCATGGAGGGTCCTCAAAATACCACCTGTTGAAGATGTAGATCTCATCCAGGGGTTCGAGGGTAAGATCATCAGCACTGTTTCCGCTCAGAAGGCCAGATGGCCTGAAGGGGATGAGTTCAGTGGTCATTGTATCCTGGTGATACCGCTTTATGAGGCCATAATCCAATGCTGCATCAATGGCCAGGGCCTCTTTGTTTGGAATGAGCTCACTTAGCTTCATGCCCTCATGCCAGGCATACTTGCCAGGCCGGACTACGTTTCCGAACAAAAATACGGCATTTACACTGGTGGGAACGATGGAAAAGACCTTTATTACATCGCCGTCTTCCAGGGGAAAATCACGGTATTTTGCCCAGTCACTCTCCTTTAGGTCCAGGACTATCTGCATTTCGTGTTTGTAGAGCCGCTCTACCTGTATGCGCTGGACATAGGCAGTGGGGCGAATGCCACCAGCCAGGTCAAAGACCGTTCCAAGGTCTTTTTTATCGGAAAGTTCGTAAACCGCTGGCCTTCTGACGTTGCCGTAGACTGAGACCCTTGGCCCACTTCCCGGCACAAATATGACGTCTCCTGGAAGGAGTTTTTTGTCTCCTGAGATCTTTCCCTTTAGGAGTAGTTCATAAAAATCTACTGTGGATACCACCTTACCCTTTCGTTTTAGTTCTACTCGCCGAAGCGTTCCCAACTTGGTTGGGCCACCAGAGGCAAGGAGGGCATTGGTAAGGGTTGAAAGGGCGCTTACAGTGTAAAGTCCTGGGTTTGCCACCTCTCCAAGCACAAACACCCTTATGGACCTGAGTCTGCCCATGGAGACCCTTGCATTTACTCCTGTAATGGCCTCGAGCTTTTGCTGAACCACCTTACGCGCGTCGTCAAAGTTGAGCCCAAGCACTGGAATAGGGCCAACGTGTGGCACATTCAGCATGCCATCTCTGTCCACCACAAGGTGCATGGTCTCGTCGAGTCTCCCCCATAGAAACACCACAATTTCATCTCCTGGCCCAAGGGGATAGTCTCCAGGCACAGGCACATTGGTTATGGGAGCAAAGGTGGATGGAGGGTTTCTAAAGAGATCATAGCCAAAATATGGTAGCCTTGGCAGCGGTTTTTCCTGGGGCTCCATGGCAAGAAGAGTTGCCATGTCTGGTGGCATTCTGGAGGGCTGCCAGGTGAGATCTCCGTCATTATATTCCTCATCTTTATGCTTTTTTTTCTTATTCTCCTGCCTTTGGCCTGGCTTGCTGCCAGAGTCTTGGGCTGTTGGTCTCTGAGTATTTTCCGCTCCCCCTTCTCTGCCTTCAAGGATCCTCCTGCCCTGCTCGATCTCCTGAGGCGTAAGGGTACCAGCTTCAAACTTTTGTTTTAAGGTCTTCACTTCAGTTGGACTAACTGCACCTGAAGTGATTGCGGCTTTGGCCTTTTCAATTACCGCTTGAGGGATGGTACCAGGTGTGATTCCGCCTGAAAGGCCTTCTGCATCTGCATTCACGGTTAAGATTAGCAGAAAGATTATAAACAGAGGAAACAGCGGTCTAAAACGCATATCCAACTCCTAGTCCGATATAGCCATATAGCTGATGGAAAAAACGGCTGGTAATGGTGTTGTTGTAATGGGGGACAATGCCAAGGAATTGATTGGTCATGAGTTTTCCTTCGAGATTTATGTTGAGGTTCGGGGTCAACCAGTAGCCAATTTTGCCGGTAAATATGTGATTGGAACTCTCGGGTGTCAGTCCCTCTGGATTTGTATACCGGGCAAGGGCAGAGGTATTTGGGGCACCTGTAGCGTGTTCGCTCCTCGAAAGATGTAAATAGTCATAGTAAAACTCTACTGGGACCCTGGGCAGAACTTGCCAGATCATGCCTATGCCAAGGTGAAACTGGTCTTCCTTAATGCTGTATCGCCTGTCGAAGTTTTTCTTTATGGGCTCGTAGGAAATGGTTGTGGAGATGGCTGATGATGCGTCAATGGTTTCATAGCCTGCCCAGAAGTTGAGCAAAAATGAATCTCCAAAGAGAATGCTTCCTATGAGGCGGGCTCGCCAGCCATCATCACTGAGAGATGAAAGCCTTATTTCCTTTGGCGAACTGAATTGAAGGATGGTGTCTCCGGCATCGACCCTGAGGAACCTGAATGAAAAATCCCTGGACGTATGCTTTAGCCATGCACCCTCAATGGCAAAAGACAGGCCTTGAGAGGGAACGTCTAGAAAGTTCCACCTCAAGCCCGCTTCATGGCTCCAGGTGTTTATGCCATGATCGCTATCTACTGAACCAAAGGTGTGAGATTCACCGAATTCCGTCACTATTTCATGATTCTGGCCCCTGTAAAATACCATGATGCTAGGTAACACGCCGAGATTGAAGGTGAACCTTCCACCATTCAGGTCTCCTGAATTGCCTGTAAAAAGCTTGCTTCCGCCAGTGAGATTCCCCCTTATATTCAAAAAGTCTATGGTACTATTCACTAGGAGCCATTGTGCCGTGAGCTCCCCTTCCCCCTGATTGAGGGTGAAGGCCATGGGGGTATCCTGAACGAGCCAGCCTGGATAGGTTGCGGCACAAGTCGGGTTGGTGTGTGAGCCAATCATCAGGAGGATCAGGCTAAAAAGCAGATATTTTACCAACCGATTACAGCAAACCATTTCTCACTCGATCCTGAACTCAATTGGTCCCAGGGTGATTCCCGCAAGAGATGTTCCGTCAAGGAGCCTTGCGCCGTCCAAGAAATTTATTGTAAAGCGGTAATGGCCACCATGATGGAGGGTAAAAGTCTGGCCCTCGATTTGAACTGGATGAATAGGCAAAGTAAGGGTGGAGCCGCCACCATCCGTTTCAAGTGTAACGAGGGCTTCTTCATTCTTTGAAACTTTATGCATTATCCACATCTCCCCACTTCCATCCGTATCAGGTATGTAGAGCCGTACCCACAGGGCTCCGTTTTCGCTATAGGTAGTGGCCTGTTTTCCAGAAACAAGACTCTCGATTACTATAGAACTATTCCATTTAATTGACTCCAGGTCAACAGGGGAAATAAAACTAATGCTGAATACCGGAGATATATTGGAAAAGCTCTGCCCGTTATACGGAATCACGTTCAATACTGGTCCTTTTTTATAATCAAAGCTGATCTCTGCTACATTCCCAATGATATCATCTGGAGAAATCGAACCTGCCCTAAGAAAAGCAGAGTAAAGCCTATACTCACCCTCAGGCTCATTTCCAGTAAAAGTGTAGGATAAAAACGGTGTCAACGGCACTGACTGGGGTAGCCAATCAGTGAGGCACGGCTCTGGATTGGTGGAACCTGATGGCCAAAAATATAGGGCATCATCCCCTGGTACTTTAAATGCTATATAAATATCTACTGGTTCAGAGAATGAATCCTTATTACCAATGGAAAAAATGGCCTCTTTTCCCTTTGAAAAGGTGTGTTGGTTGACATCCAGTATTGGTGCCCCTTCTGAAATAGAAGGGATGAAACAACAGATCATTATTACAAAAAGATTAATGATATTTTTCATTTTTGCTCTCTTATAATATGCCTTAAAAAAGCCGCCTTCCCAACTTCGTGAAAAGGCGGCTTTATGCTGACTAGATTATATATTTACCGGCTTATACGGTATAGCACCTGTTTTCCTTCCTGACTCCATATTTTTGCATCCATCAAGCCATCACCATTGTAATCATCCACTTCAACTGCAAGTCCAGTTTGAGTGTCCTTATGCGAATTGAACCAGATAGTGTCTCCAAGGCCCTGGAACTTTTCAACTTTATAATCAGGTTTCCAGTCCTGAACAGTTCCATCGGCATACTCAAGGGTGATTACACCAGTGAATCTGTCGAGATTGTAGGATTTTAGTGTACCTTTGTTCACTTCGGCATCCAGCGCACTGAATACCCTTGTAACTGCGGCCATCATAGGTGGTAAATCCTGTCTGGATCCATCGGTGTAGAGGATTTGTACACGGAATTCACGGGTGGCCGGATCATCTCCGACAAGGGTAAAATCTTTTACCTTTGTGCTGTTTGCTGCCTGGCCTGCAGTCCATCCAAAACCGCCTATATAGGTATTACCAGCCTTGTCAACGATGGTAAGGCTACCAGTGTCGGCATTTATGGTTGCAGAGGCAAAGTCATAGGCTGCAAACAAATTGGCAAAGCCTTGGCCAACCGATGCAAAACCACCCCCACCTATCAAGAGATTGATCAGGCCCTCAGGGTCTGCCACAGTCGGGACCATGGTAACTGCCACGCCATTGGGCATTACCACTCTCATAGCCACTCCTCCATTGACAGGTGTAACCTGCGGAGTTGCTGGTGGATTTGCAACCACCTCCACATGTGTTGCCACAACTGGTGCACTTACCTGGTCGCCAGCACTTGTTTGGATTTGCATGAAGAGCTGCCCTGTGTCGGGATTGGCTTGTGTCTGAATGGAGCCTATATTTGAAAGCCCCTGTGTAAGCCCTTCTTGCACCACATTGTCAATAGCGGCTGGGTTCACTACGTTAAAGCTGTGTCCTGCTACTTCCACTGGGGTGGATAATTCGTCTGTGAGATCGAGGCCTCCTGCTTGCTGAACTATCTGCTGCATTGAAGCCTCTTGGACCATCTGCCCCACCAGATCCATATCAGCTCCGTGCTCCAAGGCCGCAGCGATTGCGTTATCTACGGTTTCTGCTGCTTCATGGGGTTGTACTTGGCCTGATGCCATTTCATCGGCCACGTTGGAGGCCATCTGGGTAACACTCTGGACGATTTGGTCTGGAGTTGCGCCCTGCTGGATCAAATCCTTCACCTGCTGTCCAGCACTTTCCCCAGGATCTGATGGTTGTGGTTGAGGTTCTGGTTGCGGTTCTGGTTCTGGTTGCGGTTGTGGTGAGGGTGCAGGAGCCGGTGATGGGGCTGGTGAAGGAGTTGGAGCCGGTGCCTGCTCGCAGAAAAGATTCGTTATGGCATCTGCTGTCAGATTCACCTTTCCATAGAGCATAGTAACATTAAGTAGGCTTTGACCGAAAACATTTGTCAGTGAACCGGTACTTCCAAATGATGCTGCTGTACCATTTTCATAATAGGCTAAGGGTATATCTGTAAGGAGCCAGAACCTATATGTACCGCTCAAAAGCACATCCTGGCCAGGCACATCACAAAAATCAATATTCCGATTTTGTAATGCATTACGGACCTTCTGTATCAAATTAGCTGGATCAAATGTCACAGTACCGGCCTGTGTGGTTACTGGGCCATTTTGTACCTCATTTTTAATGCTTCCTGTTATCCAGGTCCCGCCAGCAGTCCTTGCTTTGTAGTATACGAGAGCACCGCTAGGAATAGTTACTGAGACCTCTCCATTTTCTTTCTTCACCACAACCTTATCAAGAATGGCCTTCAAATAACGGATACTCTGTCCTGACAAATCTCCTTCATTTTTATCGGGACTATTCCAGTCTACCAGTGTGGAATCATCTACTATGACAACACCAATAGATTTTGTTTCATTGTAGCCCTCAGGAATTTGTGTACTGTTCACAGAAATGGTCAGAGACAAATTATTTTCTGATACAGTTATTGGATTTAGATCGTTTATGGTTCCATTGGAGGCAACAGCATATGGCACACCAGAGATAGAAACTGAACTATTAACAGTTCCAAAGGCTGCGCCAGTGCCATCTAATGGAATAGTAGCATTCCCAGCATTATTGGGGATGTTCATGTCCGCAATTTTTAGGCCAACAGACTGTGGATTAAAAAGTACGTCAACTGTGCAATTATTAGATGGCGCAATTGTCTTATTAGAACAGTTGTCCACTTGGATTGCGAAGTCTGTAGAATTTGGGGGGTCTATGCGAATCTGGTCAATTTGTAAATCGGCATTCCCAGTATTGGTTATGGTAAAGGACTGAGTCTTAGAGTTTCCAACTACCACTGTACCGAAATCATAGCTTGATGGAGTAATATTTATTCCTGGTAAAATAACCGATATGTTTATTGGCCCAGGTCCTTGAAAATCATACCCGGTAGTTGTCGATGTTGAACCCACGTTAATTACCGAGGTAATCGGTGTATTAATTGATGACTTGACCCCAAATTTAATTTTAAATAAAGGATTAACTGGTAATGTCCCAGGCCAATTACCTGCCAAATCAGTCCATGCAATTGATACTTTTTTGTCAGTCTGACTTAAACCGTCTCCATTTCCATCATCCGCTTGGGCAACCGTATCCTTTTGGAGTAAATTTGTGGCAAATTCATCGATGAATCCTTTAAATTCTAAGATACTAGAATCGAAATAAACTGCTAATCCTATACCAGTAAGATTAGATTGATGGTCCGAGACGTCATAACTAAAACTTAATGTAAAGTTTCCTCCCGGAGCCACTTCCACATTTGTCACATTTACAGATACTTCCTGGCTTGCGGCCTCGGCTCTATTAGGGTTCATTACACTGAAAAGAAGAAAGAAACTTGCTATTACGAAAATCGGTAGTCGTAACTTTTCCATAAAGGGCCTCCTAATATATGGATTTTATATAATTTTCAATATCTATTGATTGACTTCTTATGGCATCAACAGCTATTGCTCTATCGCACAAGGCATTACCTCTAAATCCAAATAAATATCTTAATATCAATAATCCATCAGTAAGCGCATCTATTTTGCCATTACCATCTATGTCTAACATTTGACTATAATTTAATAAAAAGGTCTCAATATCACTTGATGATGTTCTAGTGGCTAGTTGAGACACCGCTTGAGAAATTAAGGCTTGGCCTCTAAATCCAAATAAATATCTTAATATCAATAATCCATCAGTAAGCGCATCTGTTTTGCCATCGCCATCTACATCAAGTACCCTGTTAGTAATTATCTTAAAATTTCCCACTATTCCTTTCTTACCATCAGAATTCTGTAAACTTAAGTAGTATGTACCAGGAGATAAATTCTGAGGAACTGTAAATGAGGCATGTGTTTCATCTCCACTAATAACAAAAATATTACTTACCGTAGCTCTAAGGTCTGTCATTTCAGAATCTGCGTAAATTTCGATTTGAATACCCTCTTTAAGATTAAAACCAGACAATGTCACACTATCACCAGGTTTTGGGGTAGCAGGTGTCCAACTGTCTACGACTGGGGTTGTAACAATAATAAAAGGTCCTATAGTTGAGACCTGGCCTAATAAGGGAGGAGCGCTCAATATTGGGCGAATATGAAAGTACCAAGTCCCATCAGGCAGTGCTCCACTGGAGGTCTGGGTAACTGTTTTAGGAAGTTTATTATTACTTGATGGAATAGAATTTTGGTCATTATCCCATAATATAGCGTAACCATCAAGGTTGGTCACA
This window encodes:
- a CDS encoding Wzz/FepE/Etk N-terminal domain-containing protein — its product is MEKEKQNKNVEPQPVYLAPFPPQAFEEDEIDLIELFKVLLKRKYIIFSFTIFAAVLSVIITLLMPNIYQSDAVIIPRGESKGPNLGALGGIGGMVASELGIGGGGSIEEMQSILKSKRLIMGLIKEKNLLPRLFPDGWDEKIKQWKDPEKAPTLQDGYNAIIGILHLNYDKKLGTLKVAIQHEDPVFAKQLVEWLIQELSETLRQRTLDDSRENIKFFQKEIKKTSDPLLKEKLYASLAKEIERRTFAMAQKYYGFQVLDPPIVPDKNKKVKPKRAMICTVSTISAFFISIFFVFFLEYIENARAKLKE
- a CDS encoding four helix bundle protein, producing the protein MKASTFSLLPSSYSKFELETQLEIAKNLGFIEPREYESIYLKCLELEKMISSLINKLGRVK
- a CDS encoding four helix bundle protein; this encodes MKASPFCLLPSPYSKFELETQLEIAKNLGFIEPREYESIYVKCLELEKMISSLINKLGRVK
- a CDS encoding four helix bundle protein, with the protein product MADSYKDLVIWQKGMELVKDVYKLISIFPKEEVYGLSSQIKRSVISIPSNIAEGRGRNSSKEFTRFLQISIGSLFELETQLEIAKNLGFIEPREYESIYVKCLELEKMISSLINKLGRVK
- a CDS encoding SLBB domain-containing protein, which translates into the protein MRFRPLFPLFIIFLLILTVNADAEGLSGGITPGTIPQAVIEKAKAAITSGAVSPTEVKTLKQKFEAGTLTPQEIEQGRRILEGREGGAENTQRPTAQDSGSKPGQRQENKKKKHKDEEYNDGDLTWQPSRMPPDMATLLAMEPQEKPLPRLPYFGYDLFRNPPSTFAPITNVPVPGDYPLGPGDEIVVFLWGRLDETMHLVVDRDGMLNVPHVGPIPVLGLNFDDARKVVQQKLEAITGVNARVSMGRLRSIRVFVLGEVANPGLYTVSALSTLTNALLASGGPTKLGTLRRVELKRKGKVVSTVDFYELLLKGKISGDKKLLPGDVIFVPGSGPRVSVYGNVRRPAVYELSDKKDLGTVFDLAGGIRPTAYVQRIQVERLYKHEMQIVLDLKESDWAKYRDFPLEDGDVIKVFSIVPTSVNAVFLFGNVVRPGKYAWHEGMKLSELIPNKEALAIDAALDYGLIKRYHQDTMTTELIPFRPSGLLSGNSADDLTLEPLDEIYIFNRWYFEDPPWVTVQGEVRKPGTYRVDDTTRLKDVIHLAGGPTRDAYLHLAHIYRIDKKTHKRRVLFVDLEKALKGDEKENLILEPRDRVVVHSVQEMVPLQSVSISGEVNRPGTYPYAANMTLRDLLLVAGNVKETAYLEQGEIMRFVVTPGQDVKTELVTFNVREALSGKKEANLRLNPYDAVFIKRIPEWRETWRVSVQGEVNFPGTYSITKGERLSMLLERCGGFTEEAYPRGIIFTRESVRKLQEKRLRELTERMQAEIARLSSEEMQSSLSKDEAEQARFTISSLNMLVSKLSQAKPNGRIVIKIRDIESLKGTTQDLILEDGDTLIVPRRPQTVTVIGQVYNPNAMLFDPEHPEAGYYLSLAGGLTNRADKKELYIVRADGTVESTKARKFFAWNRDSFRFSFGRGIEHVKLMPGDTIIVPERLKYPSYMKNLKDITEMLYHMAIAVGVLKRL
- a CDS encoding choice-of-anchor D domain-containing protein, with product MEKLRLPIFVIASFFLLFSVMNPNRAEAASQEVSVNVTNVEVAPGGNFTLSFSYDVSDHQSNLTGIGLAVYFDSSILEFKGFIDEFATNLLQKDTVAQADDGNGDGLSQTDKKVSIAWTDLAGNWPGTLPVNPLFKIKFGVKSSINTPITSVINVGSTSTTTGYDFQGPGPINISVILPGINITPSSYDFGTVVVGNSKTQSFTITNTGNADLQIDQIRIDPPNSTDFAIQVDNCSNKTIAPSNNCTVDVLFNPQSVGLKIADMNIPNNAGNATIPLDGTGAAFGTVNSSVSISGVPYAVASNGTINDLNPITVSENNLSLTISVNSTQIPEGYNETKSIGVVIVDDSTLVDWNSPDKNEGDLSGQSIRYLKAILDKVVVKKENGEVSVTIPSGALVYYKARTAGGTWITGSIKNEVQNGPVTTQAGTVTFDPANLIQKVRNALQNRNIDFCDVPGQDVLLSGTYRFWLLTDIPLAYYENGTAASFGSTGSLTNVFGQSLLNVTMLYGKVNLTADAITNLFCEQAPAPTPSPAPSPAPAPSPQPQPEPEPQPEPQPQPSDPGESAGQQVKDLIQQGATPDQIVQSVTQMASNVADEMASGQVQPHEAAETVDNAIAAALEHGADMDLVGQMVQEASMQQIVQQAGGLDLTDELSTPVEVAGHSFNVVNPAAIDNVVQEGLTQGLSNIGSIQTQANPDTGQLFMQIQTSAGDQVSAPVVATHVEVVANPPATPQVTPVNGGVAMRVVMPNGVAVTMVPTVADPEGLINLLIGGGGFASVGQGFANLFAAYDFASATINADTGSLTIVDKAGNTYIGGFGWTAGQAANSTKVKDFTLVGDDPATREFRVQILYTDGSRQDLPPMMAAVTRVFSALDAEVNKGTLKSYNLDRFTGVITLEYADGTVQDWKPDYKVEKFQGLGDTIWFNSHKDTQTGLAVEVDDYNGDGLMDAKIWSQEGKQVLYRISR